DNA sequence from the Candidatus Kaistella beijingensis genome:
TCGTGCAGCGAAAGATGTTCAGGATAAAATTGATGAACTCGTTGCAGGCGGAATGAACCATCAACAAGCAGAATTGAAAGGTGTTGAAGAATTTGCAGTAGAATGTTCCATTTTGAAAGTTTTTGTTTCTGATTTAACGCAACACACCGCAGACGAAGGTATCCAAATCTACGGAGGAATGGGCTTCAGCGAAGATGCACCGATGGAAGCGGCTTGGAGAGACAGCAGAATTGCTAGAATTTACGAAGGAACCAACGAAATCAACCGACTTTTGGCTGTTGGAATGTTGATTAAAAAAGCAATGAAAGGTGAACTTGATTTGCTAAAACCGGCAATGGCCATCGGAAAAGAATTGATGGGAATTCCATCATTTGAAGTTCCTGATTATTCGGCTTATATGTCTGAAGAAAAAGCGATTATCCACAATTTGAAGAAAGTTTTCTTGATGGTTTCAGGAGCCGCACTTCAAAAATATATGATGGATATTGAAAAACAACAGCACTTATTGTTGAACGCTTCCGAAATTCTGAACCAAATTTATATGGCAGAATCTGCAGTTTTAAGAGCCGAAAAACATTTCGCTCCTGATTCTGTGGAAGCAGCAATGGCGCAATTAAACCTTTACAAAGCCGTTGAAAAAATCATCGCCGCCGCAAAAGAAGGCATCGTTTCCTTCGCAGAAGGCGACGAACAACGAATGATGCTTTCCGGTTTGAGAAGATTTACAAAATACACCAACACGCCAAATGTGGTTGCACTAACCGAAAAAATTGCAAAACATTTCGTGGACAAAGGCTCTTACTAGAAATAGTTTGATATGTGGTTTGAACGCTCCTTTTTTAAGGGGCGTTCTTTTTTTGGAAATCAGTCAAGAAATCTTTTAAAATTTGAAGCATTTCACTATTTTTACAATAGAAAATCAAACATGACCAAAGAAGAACTTTTAAATAAAGCCATCAAAATCGCAAATCGCGCCCACAAAGGACAAACCGACAAATTCGGAACACCGTACATCGGTCACATTATGCGGGTAATGAATTACGGAAAAACGTATGACGAAAAAATTGTAGGCGTTCTACACGACGTAATTGAAGACTGCCCCGAAATTACCTACGAATACCTTTTACAGGAAGGTTTCAGCAACGAAATTGTTTTCGCGATTGAATGTCTCACCAAAAATCCTGCTGATCAGGATTATACCGAATTTGTGAAACAAACGGAAAGATCACCACTCGCAATTGCAGTAAAGTTGAATGATCTACGTGATAACATGGATTTAACGCGTTTCACAAAACCCTTGACAGAAAGGGATTTCAAGCGGTTAAATAAATATTTGAATGCGTATCTTTACTTGAAAGAGAAATATTAATCCACCGTTTTTTCGGAATCTTCCAAAAGCAAATTAAGTTCTTGCAATTCTTCGGCGGTTAAATCACGCCATTTCCCTAGTGGAATATCTAGTTTGATGTTCATGATTCGGATGCGTTTCAGCTTTTTTACTTCGTAACCGAGGAACTCACACATTCTTCGGATTTGCCTATTTAAACCTTGCGTCAGAACAATTCTAAAAGACAAAGTATCGATTTGTTCGACTTCACATTTTTTGGTGACTGTTCCCAAAATAGGAACGCCGTTTCTCATTTTATCTAAAAATCTCGGCGTAATCGGTTTATCGACTCGTACGATATATTCTTTGCCGTGATTGTTTCGTGACCTAAGAATCTTATTGACGATATCACCGTCAGAAGTTAAAAGGATCAAACCTTCACTTGGCTTATCGAGACGACCAATCGGAAAAATTCTCTTTGGATGATTCACGAAATCGACAATATTATGTTTCTCTCGTTTTGTATCTGTTGTACAAACAATTCCGACAGGTTTATTTAAAGCGATGTAAACGTGCTCTTCTTCGGTTTTTCTAATGGAAATTCCGTCCACAAAAATTTGGTCATCATCGGAAACTTTTGTACCCATTTCAGGAACTGTTCCGTTGACGGTAATTCTTCCCTGCTCAAGTAGTTTGTCGGCTTCTCGGCGTGAACAGAAACCTACTTCGGAAAGGTATTTGTTGATGCGGGTTTTTTCCATGAGTGATGAGTAATGAGCAATGAGTAATATTAAAAATCCGCAGAAAATCCATAATCGTTTTCTAAGTAATTTGACGATGCATTTTCAATAGAATACGCCCCTATTTTTGTTCTTCTTAAATTTGTCAAATACGCACCAACTCCCAATTCCTGACCAATGTCGTGAGCTAAACTTCTAATGTAAGTTCCTTTAGAACAACCAACGGTAAAACGAACAAAAGGTAAATCAATTTCAACATCCTTTAAATAATGAATGGTGGTTTTTCGGGATTTCATTTCTACTTCGTCTCCTTTTCTCGCCAAATCGTAGGCACGTTTCCCAGCAATTTTAATGGCGGAAAAAATGGGTGGTTTCTGTTCGATTTCTCCTACAAATTTTTCTAAAACTTCATGAATAAATTCCGAAGAAATATGTGAAAAATCCTCATGCAGAATTTCGGGTTTTTCGGTGTCGTAAGATTCGGTTTGAACGCCAATTTTTATTTCCGTTAAATATTCTTTCGGTGCGTCCTGGATTTCGGGAATTTTTTTGGTGAACTTTCCTGTGCAGACAATGAGCAAACCTGTTGCGCGCGGATCCAAAGTTCCTGCATGACCGATCTTGAATTTTTTCGGGAGGTTAAACTCTTTTTTGAGTTTGTATTTGAGTTTGTTGACTGCCTGAAAACTCGTCCAATCCAGAGGTTTGTCTAAGAGGATGATTTGTCCATCCAAAAAATCTTTATCGGTTTTCAAAGGTTGTCAATTTTTTGAATCAATTCTGTTTTTAATTGGCAAACTGTGTAAAATAAATCAACAACACAATTCCCACAACAATTCTGTACCAACCCCAAGGTTTGAAACCGTACTTCATCAACACTCCAATAAAAAATTTAATTGCAAGTACTGCAACCACGAATGCGACCACATTTCCAACAAGAAAAAGCATCAGATTATTTCCCTGCAAAATCATTTCATAACCTTTTTGTTCCAAACCGTTGTGATTCCAATCTTTCAAAAAAATTGAATAGACAGAAACCGCCAACATCGTAGGAACCGCCAAGAAAAATGAAAATTCCGCCGCGGCTTTTCTCGTCAATCTTTGCTGCATTCCACCAATGATGGAAGCTGCACTTCTACTCGTTCCGGGCATCATCGCCAAACATTGCCAAAAACCAATGATAATCGCACTTTTATAGGAGATATCCTTTTCGTCATCCACAGTATGAACTTTGAACAATTTATCAATAAAAAGCAATACGATTCCCCCTAAAATTAGTACAATCGCAATGGGAACAGGATCGCCAAGAATTGCTTCAATTTTATCGTCGAACAGTTTTCCCAAAACCAAAGCAGGAACAACTGCAACCGCCAATTTTAAATAAAAATTCAAATTTTTGAAATCGAAAAACTTTTTCCAATACAGAAAAACTACTGCGAGAATGGCTCCGAACTGAATGGAAACCTGAAACATTTTCACAAACTCATCTTCCTGAATTCCGAAAATCGAACTTGTAAAAATCATGTGTGCGGTGGAAGAAACAGGAAGATATTCCGTTAAACCCTCGATGATTGCAATGATGATTGCTTTGATTAAATCCATCTGAAATATGAGTAATTGGTAATGAGTAATAAGTAATGAGAAGGCGTAATTATTTATTGCGCTTCAAGATGGCGTAAACTTCCACGACGAAACCTGCGATAACTAAAAGCGGCGCAATACGGATTCTGCGGATAGAGAAAATTCCCTCGTTCCACAGATTTGGATCGTATTTTCCATCGACGGTATTTGCGTCGGGTCCCATCATCAGAAGAAATCCTACTACGATTAAAACCAAACCAATCAACATCAGTTTATAGTTTTCTTTACCGAAATAGAAATTGTTTTCCTGTGGAATTTCCGCCTCTTTTTTTCCGATATTGTCGGCGGAGAAATTCTTATATTTTTTGCTCATTTTTAAGAATAATATAAATCATCAACATTAGAACTCAAGAATCTCCAAGTTGCAAAAATGGTACTTAAAACCGTGATTAAAACGCCGAGTAAGAAAATTCCAACCACCAAAATAATCAATTGATTGTTGTCTTGCGCGAAAGGAGTTCCAATTTCGGTAATAAAATAATACCAAGCTCCGAAAAGTACGGCTAAACCAAGCAAAGCTCCAATTACTCCTAAAATTACCGCTTCTTTAATAAATGGTTTTAAGATAAATCTTCGTTTGGCTCCAACCAACTGCATTGTTTTGATAATGAATCGTTTAGAGAATATTTTAAGTCGAATGGAGTTATTGATTAAAACCACCGCCAAAATCAAAAACAGAATGGAGAACCCTAAAATCCATTTCAAAATATTGTTGAGGTTATTGTAAACATCGACCATCAAGGTAGAGTTGTTTTTTACGTCCACAATTCCCGGCGTTGCCTTGATTTGTTTGATGGCTTCATCTATTTTTGCAGGATCTACATATTCAGGCTTTAAAGCAACTTCTACTGATGAAGGGAAAATATTTTCTTCGAAAAGCGCACTCGATTCAATTCCCATGCTCTTCTTCGCTTCGGCTGCAGCCATTTCTCTTGTGATGTAGGTTGCGCGTTTTACAGGCGCAAGTTTTTGAATTTTTTGGAAAGTCTCGTTTTCCATCTTCACGATTTTCACCGAATCCTTTGCATCATAATTTTCGTCAAAATAAGCATTCACTACCAATTGTTCCTTAATATAATCGGAATATTTTTGAGCATTAATCAAGATAAGTCCCATTAAGCCAAGTAAAAATAAAACCAAAGCAATACTGACAACTACCGTAATATTGCTCGAGCGAAGTCTCCTTTTGTTAAAATCTTCAACTGTCTTTGCCATTAAATAAAAAATTTCTGCTAAAATAGAAAAAAACTTCCGTAATTTGCCGTGAAATAGAGAATTTCGGTGTTAAAAAAAACTTAAAGCGGGAAGCTGGATGATGGAAGCTGGAAGTTTACAAAAGGTATTAAAACCATTTTTTTTTGCTATAGAAAATCTTGAATTTTGAATCTTGAATCTAGAATTAAATGAGCGTAAAAGCCAAAAAACATCTCGGGCAACATTTCTTGACAGACGAAAATATTGCCAAAAAAATTGTCGATGGATTAAGTTTTGAGAACTATCACAAAGTACTTGAAGTGGGTCCCGGAATGGGCGTTCTCACCAAATATTTGTTGGAAAAAGACGCCGAAATTTTCGTGGCAGAAATCGATGCTGAATCGGTGGATTATCTTAAAAAGAATTACCCAAAACTTCAGGAAAATCATTTTACGGGAGACTTCTTAAAAATTAATATTGAGGATGTTTTTGGTGAACAAGTTGCGGTAATCGGAAATTTTCCCTACAATATTTCGTCGCAGATTTTATTTAAAATCATTGATTATTACAGGCAAATTCCTGAAATGGTGGGAATGTTTCAGAAAGAAGTCGCCGAAAGAACCGCCGCTGTTCCCAGAACGAAAGACTATGGAATTTTGTCGGTTTTGGTTCAGGCTCTTTATGACGTGAAGTATCTTTTCACCGTTCATGAAAATGTTTTCAATCCGCCCCCAAAAGTGAAATCGGGAGTTATAAAACTGACACGAAATCCAAAAGAAGGTTTGCAAGGAAACGAGGTTTTATTCAAACAAATCGTGAAGGCGGGCTTCAATCAAAGGAGAAAAAAATTGTCGAATGCGTTGAAAGTTTTGAATATCCCCGAAAATTTAAAAACACATCCTTTTTTGAACAAACGTGCGGAAGAACTTTCTGTGGAGGATTTTATAGCTTTTACAGTTGAATGGAAAAACGCCTAATAAAGTTGTTTTTTCCGCAGATTTAGCAGATTCCATCAATTTTAAATTATACGAAACTATTCCTCGGTAGATTTTTCCTCTTCATCTTCACCCTCTTTTTTCAATTCCTCGAGTTGATTTTGAAGTTTTGAAATCATTTCCTTTAAAGCTTTAATATCGCTTTTATTCGAGGAAACATGGCTTTTCAGCATCACGTTTTTGGCGCGTTCGTTGTGGTCGTCTTCGTCTTCATCTTCGGCTATATCTTCAATGTCTTCCTGAATTTCATCGATGTCTCCCGAAATTTCGTCAATATCTTCGCTAATTTCTTCGATATCTTCCTGGATATCCTCGATATCTTCTTGAATTTCAGTAACATCCTCCTTCAAATCTTCAATATGTTCGTGACTTCTGTTCACCGACATCTGAATGAAAATCGCCAAGTAAATCGCTTCTAAAGACAGAACTGTAGTTAAAACCAAAAGCATTTTATCAAATTCAACCAACCCGAAAAGTGGTAATAAAAATGCAGTCAAAAATACTAATGAATGTATAATGAGGGAGGGAATAGAACCAATCCACCACATAATTCCATCGGTAACTTTGGTGAGAAACTGAATGTTTTTTTCGCGCTGTTCTTTTCGTCCCATCTTCTGCAAAATTTTTCGCTAATTTACTCAAAAATCCTTGGAAACTCCCAAACCGAACAAGGCAAAATCATATTTTGCGGGGTCTTCGCCATTAAATTTTCGTAATACCGAATCCATTTCTTCCACCGTTTTCCAATCGTTTTGTTTACGTTGAATTAAGTTGAGTCTTCTTGAAATATTTCCCGTGTGTACATCGAGCGGAACGGACAAATATTTTTGGTCAATGTTTTCCCAAATCCCGAAATCGACTCCTTTCTTGTCTTTCCGCACCATCCAACGGAGGAACATCATTAATCTTTTCGCAGAAGAATTTTTGTAGGTCGAACTGATGTGTTTATGACTTCTGTGAATATTTTCTCCTAAGAACTTTTGTCGAAATCTTTCCAAAGAATGATAGAAATTGAATTCATTTTCATTAGTCAAAAACAAAATTTCCAGACTTTCGCTTTCAGAATAAATTCTTTTGAGATTCAAAATAAACTCTCGGAAATCTTCACCACTGAAAGTTCGGTGAATGCTCTTTTGCTCTAAAGTTTTCAATTCTTTTCCTGAAACATTTTGCACAAAATCGAATGGTGAATTTCCCATGAAATTCATCATTTTTGTGGCGTCATTAATAATGGATTTTCTATTTCCCCAAGAGATGGTTGCGGTAAGAAATCCTGCAATCTCAACATCCTGTTTCAAAGAAAATCGGTGCGGAATCTGAATGGGGTCATTCTCAATAAAGTCGGGATTGTTGTAAAAGTCTGCTTTTTCGTCGAGGAAACCTTTGAGGTCCGTTACGAGTTGCGAGATGCGGGTTTCATCATTTATCATTGATCAATCATCATTTATCCTCAAATTCCAATCTTAACTGGTTCCAGTGCTTTTGGTAAAAATGTATTTGGAAAAATCTCTCTGGCTTCATCGGTGAAAACCGTTACATCACCATACCGATTAGAAAAATGACCGAGAATTAGTTTTCCTACATTGGCTTTTCTTGCAATTCTTGCAGCTTCCAAAGCGGTAGTGTGTCCTGTATAATCTGCCATTTCCTTTAAATCGTGTAAAAAAGTAGCTTCGTGATAAAGCACGTCAACGTTTTCAATCACAGCAACAACCTCTTCCCAATATCTGGTATCGCTGCAAAATGCGTAGGAAACTGGTTTTGAAGGCGGAGTTGTAAGCACTTCGTTCTTTAAAATATAGCCATCGCTCAAAACAAAATCTTTCCCGAGTTTTAAATTATGATAATCGCAGGTTTCAATTTCTGGATATTTTGAAATTTCCGCCATGTTGAGATGTCGTTCTTTTGGTTTTTCCCGGAACAAATATCCGTTGCAATAAATCCTGTGATTAAGCGGAATGGTAAAGACTTCTACTCTATGATCCTCGTAAATCTTTTCTGATTTCTTGCTCTCTAATTCATGATAAACCACCTCAAAACCACGATGTGTTTCTGTAATTCTAAAAATGGTTTCAAGCATTTCTTTAATTCCTTTCGGAGCATAAATATGAAGCGGCGTTTCTCTTCCCAAAAGCCGGAAACTCGCAATCAATCCGGGCAAACCGAAACAGTGGTCACCATGAAGGTGCGAAATAAAGATATGGTTGATTTTAGAAAATCTTGCTTTTGCCTTTCTCAACTGAACCTGAGTTCCTTCTCCACAATCGATGAGAAAACACCTTTCTTCCATCTCAAGAAATTGCGCAGTTGGCGAAGAATTCACCGTGGGAATTGCAGAATTGTAGCCGAGAATGGTAAGATAAGTACTCAATATTATTGATGAATGATAATTGATAAATGATTTTGGAAACTACAAATTTACGGAATATTTCGTCATAAAGATTCGTAGAAACCTTTAACTTGTATCTTTTAAAACCTGATAAATCTATTCTGAATTCTTTCTATTGATAAAGAAATAAACAGGAAGTCCCAACAAAATCAAAATAAATCCAGGCCATGTGTATTGGGGTTTGAACCAAATTAAAAGCACGCAAAACGCAATTCCAATCAACAAATACAAAATCGGTGTGACTGGATAAAGCCAAGTTTTGTACGGTCTTTCCAGGTTTGGTTTTTTGATTCTTAAATAGATGACACCGAAAACGGTAATCATGTAAAATAGTACGATGACGAAAGAAATCATGTCCAACAAATCGCCGTATTGACCGGAAAGCGCTAGAACTGAGGACCAAATTCCCTGCATCCAAAGTGATCTTTCAGGAACGTTGTGTTCGTTGTTTTCAATGGCGGATTTAAAAAATAAGCCGTCTTTCGCCATGGATTGATAAACCCTTGCTCCCGCCAAAACCAATCCATTGATACAGCCGAAAGTTGAAATCATCACCAAAACCGCCATAATCATGGTTCCGATGCTTCCAAAAATAACTTCTGAAGCAGCAACTGCAGGTCGATTCTTATCGGCAAATGCAATTCCGTCTCTATCCAACGCATTGAGGTAAACAAAATTGACGAGCAGATAAAGAATCATCACCACTGTTGTTCCCAAAACCATTGATTTCACCACGTTTTTCTTTGGATTTTCAATTTCGCCGGACATGAAAGTTACGTTTTCCCAAGCGACGGAACTGAAAATTGAACCCACCAAAGCAGCGGCAATTCCACCGAGAAGTGTCATTCCGCCAATAGGTTTCCAACCTGTTGGAAGCAGATTATTACCAACTTCCCTACCGAAATCCTGAAAACTATTCCAACCAAAACTCATATTTTCAGCCCATTGCGAATTTTTAACTAAAAGAAATCCGAAAACAATAATTCCTAAAAGCGCCAAAATTTTTGAGGAAGTAAAGATATCCTGCAAAATTTTACCATTTTTAAGTCCTTTCGTATTGATAAAAGTCAGCAACAAGATGATGACAATCGCTAAAATTTGAATCCAAGTTATTTTAAAGGTTCCGCTTTGAAAAATCGGGGCAGAATCATTTAAGGCAGGTATGAGATAAGCCGTAAATTTCCCGAAGGCCATTGCTACAGCGGCAATTGTTCCGGTTTGAATTACCGTAAACAATCCCCATCCGTAAAGAAATCCGCTCATTTTCCCGAAAATTTCGGTGATATAAGTGTATTGTCCACCCGCTTTTGGAAACATCGAGGAAAGTTCGCCATAAGAAATTGCGGCGGCAACCGTCATGATTCCGGTGATAATCCACACCACAATCAGCCAATAACCTGAACCGAGATTCCTCATCATATCGGAGCTCACAATAAAAATTCCGCTACCAATCATCGAGCCCATTACGAGCATCGTGGCGTCCCAAAGTTTGAGTTTTTTCTGCATAAAAGTTTTTGTTTCAAGTTTACTCACGTCTCTTTTTATTTTATATTTAAGTTCGTGAGTGCTTCGCATTACAAGTTTTAGGCTTCAAATTTGAAAGTTGTAAATATATAAATTTTCGGCAATGGTTTTTAAATTCCAATAAAGTCTTTGTTAAAGTTTTTAAAATTGATTGTGTTTTCGGAAATTTAAACTTGAAAATTTTTGCTATTTTTGTAAAAATTAAAAGAAATGAAAAAAATAGCCCTAATTCTTACGATAGCATTTTCAACAGTAGTTTTCGCGCAGGAAACGGCGACAAAAAAAGTTAGTCCGCCCGAGGGAAAAGCGTTGGTTGGTGATTCTTACGGAGCAAAAGTTTCGGCAAATGCAGAGCAAAAAGCAATTTCTCCCAAACAATTGGAAAAGAAATTAAAGAAATCTAAAAAGGTTGAAAACGTTGCCATCAAAGGAAAAGTAACCGATGTTTGCGACAAGAAAGGTTGTTGGTTGACCGTAGAAACCGAAAACAACGAGAAGTTTTTCGTGAAAATGAAAGATTACGCCTTCTTCGTTCCTACCGCTTTGAAAGGTAAAAACGTGATTTTAGAAGGAAACGCTGAAACCAAAGTAATTTCCGTTGACGAACAAAAACATTACGCGGAAGACGCAAAAAAATCTCAAGCAGAAATCGACGCTATTACAAAACCACAGGAAGAAATCAGATTTTTGGCGAGTGGGATTAAGGTGGTGAAATAATCATGAGTAATGAATAATTAGCGATAAGTAATAAAGCGAAATCAATTGATTTCGCTTTTTTTTTATTCTATTATGAAATTAACTTCCGCGTCGAGTTTTGGGAATTTCTTGTCTGAAATGAATCTTTTTCCGGTACAATCGATTTCTTTCCAACCCTTCTTTTTACCGATATCTCCAACTTCCACAACAATTGGAGTGAACGAAATTTCATCATCGCCTTCAAAAATTTCTTCTTTATACTGAACGGCAATATCCAGAACACATTCAAAATCGGTGTTCAATTTAACGTTTCTGTAAATCACGTCGAAATGAGTTTCTTTGTTTTCAGGGATTTGCTGGTAGGTTTCCCAATTTTCTGTGGAACCTTTTAATTCTGAAATGGCTTTCAAGCCTTCATATAAAGCAATCGTATAAAATTTTCGTGTTCCTTTTCTTTTATAATCATTGGGGAAATGTCCACCTTCATATAAAATGGTAGCAATTCCCATTTTCGTAAAATTATCTCCCGTTGAAGTCGGATAAAATTCGTCGTTATATCTTGCTATTTGATTGGGAATTAGTGGATTTATAACTTCATAAATTCGAGAAATCACCGCCATTGCTTTTTTTCGGGTTTCTGTAATTTCTCTCTCGAAATTTTCAGAAGGAGCTAAAAATGAAAGCGTTGCAGGATTCTCGCCATCTGTTGTGAAAATCGTTCTTTGCTCGTGAAGATTTAATGCATAATCGTAGTTCCCGCTTTCTGCCATTTTTTTAAGCAGCGGAAATTCTTTGCTTGATAGTTTTAAATAATCACGGTTCATATCAATGTCTAAAGCATTTCTCCTCGTCCATTTTTCTGAACCATCCGGATTGAGCATGAAGATGAAATCTAAAGTAATTTTAGAATATAAATCTTCTTGCAAGTTGGGTTGATGTTTGAAAACCTCCAATAAATCGAGCATTGCGTGAGTTGCATTCGATTCGTTTCCGTGCATTTGCGACCATGCTAAGACTCTTGTTTCACCATTTCCCAAAGTAATTTTATAAATGGGTTTTCCCAAGTAGGAAGTTCCGACTTGTAAAATTAAATCGCTGTAATTTGTCTGTAGATAAAAAAATAATTTTTCGGGGCAAATATAGCGATTTGGGAAATCAGGATTTTGTAGGTAATTCAAGTTTTCTAGCATCAATCAAAATATTACATTTTTCAAATTTAATTTTTTTAATTAAAATTAAAAATTAACTTTTGTAAAATTGTTAAACAAGTCAAAATGTCAGTTTGTCTGTTGATAATTTTGTGGATTGCATTATTTTAAAAATAATATTGTAACTAATTTAAAATCAATATATTATTTTATTTAATTAAATAATTTTATCAATATTACTTTAAGTGAAAATTACTGTATAAATCTCCATTTGGAAGAAACTTTTCTAAACGAGAAAGAAAAATATCATTCTATCCGTTCCAACAATTTTTACAATTGTAAATTGATTCTAAAATTTAATAATCCTTATCTTTGCGCTTATTTTTTATATATGACAAGCGAGACTTTATTTTTATTAGGATTCTTATTATTCATCTTTTTCATCCTGGCTTTAGACCTTGGACTTTTAAACAAAAAGTCGGACACGGTTTCAATGAAACAGGCGGGTTTGATGAGTTTTTTCGTTGTAGCACTTTCCATGTGCTTTTATTTTGTGTTGATTACTTATGGTCACCTACTCCACGGAATAGACAGTATAGAGAAACTTCAGAGCGTAATTACTCGACATCATCATCCGGTGAAAATCATTCCGGGAGATTTGGATCACAGCATTCAACTCTATAATCAAAATTTAGGTTTAGAATATTTAACAGGTTATGTTGTAGAATATGCATTATCTGTAGATAATATATTTGTTATCGTTCTTATTTTTGGGGCTTTTGGGGTTGCGCAAAAGAATTACCATCGGGTATTATTTTGGGGCATTTTGGG
Encoded proteins:
- a CDS encoding M14 family zinc carboxypeptidase yields the protein MLENLNYLQNPDFPNRYICPEKLFFYLQTNYSDLILQVGTSYLGKPIYKITLGNGETRVLAWSQMHGNESNATHAMLDLLEVFKHQPNLQEDLYSKITLDFIFMLNPDGSEKWTRRNALDIDMNRDYLKLSSKEFPLLKKMAESGNYDYALNLHEQRTIFTTDGENPATLSFLAPSENFEREITETRKKAMAVISRIYEVINPLIPNQIARYNDEFYPTSTGDNFTKMGIATILYEGGHFPNDYKRKGTRKFYTIALYEGLKAISELKGSTENWETYQQIPENKETHFDVIYRNVKLNTDFECVLDIAVQYKEEIFEGDDEISFTPIVVEVGDIGKKKGWKEIDCTGKRFISDKKFPKLDAEVNFIIE
- a CDS encoding DUF4920 domain-containing protein; its protein translation is MKKIALILTIAFSTVVFAQETATKKVSPPEGKALVGDSYGAKVSANAEQKAISPKQLEKKLKKSKKVENVAIKGKVTDVCDKKGCWLTVETENNEKFFVKMKDYAFFVPTALKGKNVILEGNAETKVISVDEQKHYAEDAKKSQAEIDAITKPQEEIRFLASGIKVVK